The genomic interval TATCACGCCAATCCTGTAAGCAATTATATACAAAGCAGCGCCATACTACTTTTCCATCAAAAGGCTGTAATGCGCGCGCTAAAACATTTGCACCTTCTACATGGCCTCTGCCATATGTGAAAGGTCCAGGTCTTCCCTCGGAATCTGCTTTAACAACAAAACCTCCAAAATCAGGGATATAGCGATAGATTTCTTCCACTTTGTTTGCCCACCATTTTTCTACCTCTTTATCAAGAGGATCAGCTGTTGGAAGATTCCCCAATACGATCGGACTTGCATAATTAATACTCAGATAAGTAGTAATTGCATAAGATCTTAAAATATTTGCTACTTCCTTTACTTTTGGTAAAAACTCTTCTGTAAGTAATTTTGTTTCTACATCCCACACATTGACATTATTAATCGAAATAGCATTAACACCTACAGAAGAAAGAAGACGAGCATAATCTTTTATTCTTGTTAAATCTTTACTGAAATCGTTACCATTAAAAAAGATGGAATTCCCAGAATAACCCCTTTCAATCGAACCGTTCATGTTATCCCATTGATTCATCATTCTCAGCTGATTTTTTGGCGCTTCTAATATTTCTAAGCCAATAAGAGACTCTTCTTTTTGTAAAATTTTTAGAAAGTGAAAAGCTGCATATAATGCCCCTCTATCTGTTTTTCCAATTAAAAGTACCTGTTTATTATCTTCAGTAACTTTTAATAAATAGCCTTCCTCATTTAAATCATCAAATAATCTTGGAGAAATTCCAAATTCGTTTAAGTTAACGCTTTCATATGTACCCAAAATAATAGCATTTTCATTTGTTGTATATGGTTGAACAGCTGAAACTACATCTAACATGGATTTAAGTGCATACTGGAGTTCTTTGACAGCTGAATCAATAATTTCTGTATTTGTTGCCACCGCAATAGTAGAAGTGATGTCACTGTATTGATTTGCATTTTCGATTTTACGATACTGCAACCAACAGTGATAACTATTGGTTACGAATCGTTCATTCCCTTTATCCATCATTTTTTCCATTTGTTTAATCCTCCTATAATTAACCTATTAAGCTTGATTAAAATTCTGTGAAAAATCTATGATAAGAGCCTACTACGTTTAACTAAAATAATCAGGATACGTCTTTTTCAGTTCCTTTTTCTCAAAATTAACTAAGTTTAAATGCATTCCTATTAATTGTTCGGCATCCTTTTCTTTCTTTTCCTTAATAAACTGAAAGATAGATTTATGCTGAGAAACAAGCATATCCCATTCAAGGTTTGATTCTAATCGAAGAGCACGCAACCGATCAAAGTGGCTGTTCATTTGTCTAATCATCTTCCAAGTTCTAAGTTTATTACAACCCTCAAATAACAAGCGATGAAACTGATCATCTAATTCCAATAATTGATGGTAGGATTCATTTTTCAAGCATAATTCCTGCATGGTAATATTGGATTCTAATTTAAATAACTGCTCTTGTTCAAATATTTGGCAAGCTTCTCTCACAACCGCTTTTTCCATATTTTCTCGAATAAATCTAGCTTCTTCCACAAGATCCAAGTCAATTAAAGAAACAATCGTACCAATTTGTGGATAGATACCGAGCAAATCTTCTTGTGAAAGTTTTAAAAATGCTTCTCTTACTGGAGTGCGGCTTACATTTAACTCACTTGCTATTTCTTGCTCCGAAATCTTTTGCCCTGGTTTTAGCTCTAATTCTGTTATTCTATTTTTTAATGTTTCATAAACAAAATCCCGCGTGGAAAGGTTTTCCCTTTTTCTGATTGAAACTATTATACTCACCCTATTTCTTGGTATTCTAATTACACTAGTATGGTAGTTCGTATTTTCATTATAAAAGTTCTTAACTGGAATTTCAATCCTTTTTGTTAGATTAATTGGTTATTTTCGGATTATTTTAATTTTTTCGAATGGAGGGGAAAGCCAACATCATCAAAAAAAAACTCCCTATATAATAGGAAGTTTCTTGTTAGCTTATTTTTGTTTTTTCATATACTCGAGTACTTCTAAATCGATAAAGCCTGTTTTTTGTTCTCTTTCTTCAAAGTTCTCGGTATGAATATAGGTTGTGAGTGCTTCGGGTATTTCTGTGATTTTCTCGTTTAGATACCCCAATCTTTGTAAGTTAGTCGTTAATTCTTCTAACGTACCTCCATCAATCGGAATAACATTCTCTGGCTTTGATGGAGCGAAATATAGTTGCTGTAATTGATAGATGCGGGTTAGTTCTTTAATTGGTTCCTCGTGATCTTCTACACGCAAATCAATATAACGATCATTAAAGCCACCATAGCCTCCTCTATCCTTAACAACAAGCAGAGCTGCTGATTGCTGCCCTCTACTGTCACCACCTGCATTCTGTCCTGCCTGTAATGCTGTAAGTAAGCGTGCAGCCAGGCTTCCTTCTGTTTTTTGAAAAGATTCAGCCATTGCCTTTACTGTATTTTCATCAACTAAAATATTTCCCTGTGCTACAAAATAAGGACCAGTTACTCCTCCAGCCCAGTCATAGCATTCTTTTCCAGTATAGGTTGCAGCATTCCCCTTTGCATCAACAAAGCCAACTTGTCTTTGCTCTCTGCCTGGGTCCTTATCTAATAATGCATGCAATGCTTCTTCTGCTGATTTTCCCTCTTCCATTAAACGTAAGCCTTCTGGACCAAAGGAAGTATTTGCATAAGATTGAGTAGCAACTGCTCCCACTCCTGCTTTTGCCCAAGGTACTACTGCTCCAACGCCAAGAAATTTCGATTGGACAGCGATTCCCCATTCTTTTTCCTGTGGATCATAACCAACAATTGAGAATGTCATGGTTTACCCCCTCTTCCTCTATGCTAAGAAAATTGCCCCATACACAAGGGAACCTGCTATCACATAAGCAGGATGGACTTTTACTTTTTCTAATAAAAGTAAACTTATGATACCAATGAAAACGGTCTGAAAGATTCCGATTCCATTATAAGAATTCTGGAAAAAACTGATCGTCATCATTGCCAGTAAAACCGCAATCACTGGTCTAACTAAGTTTGTCAGTAGATTCACTTTAGGTGAATCTTTAAATTTCATTAACAAACGTAATAGGGCAATCATTAGAATTAAGGACGGGGCAACTGTTGCAAATACACCAATGAATGCGCCAATTACTCCCCCCTCTTGAAACCCTATATAGCCTGCCATTTTCGTAGCAATTGGACCTGGCAAAGCATTTCCCATTGCTAACATTTCACTAAATTCATTTTCCGTTACCCAGCCATATCGATCAACTACTTCTTTTTCCACTAAAGGAATCGAAGCAGGACCACCTCCATAGCCAAGAATTCCCGGAAGAAAAAAAGCCCAAAAGATGTGCCAATAAATCACGAAGCCTTCACCTCTTTAACTTCCTGCTTCGCCTTCTTGCTAAGAAGGGAAACGACAATGACAACGCCAATCACAATCGCAGGATGAATATTCAGAAGAACTAAAAGGATAACACTTACAACTAGTAACCCGATCGTTAGTTTTACACCAAAGCTAGTATTTACTTTCTTTAGAAAGTCTACTGTCAATACACCAAGCATTACCCCAACTACTGGGACAACTGCCTTTGTCATTCCTAGTACCCAAGGCTTATCTTTAAAGGAATTTAAAAAGGTCAGGAGAACAACCATTAATAGAATAGTAGGAACAACTGATGCGATAATGGCGTTTATCATTCCGAAGACTCCCTTTACTTGCCAGCCAATATATCCTGCCATTTTTGTAGCAATCGGACCAGGTAAAGCATTTCCTAATGCTAAAACATCGGAAAACTCATCATCTGTCATCCATTTATATTTATCCACTACTTCTTTTTTTACGAGAGGGATGGAAGATGGACCACCGCCATATCCTAATATCCCCACTCGGAAAAAAGCAAGGAATAAATGCCAATGTGTCATAAAATCAACAACCTTTCTGAAGTCTTACCAGGATGCAATTGCTCCATCTGTTCTTGATTCCGTTCCTCCAATTAATGCACCTGTTTCTTCATCTCGCCAGATGATTTGCCCTCTGCCAAAATGACCAAATTCTGTAGCCGTTTGAATTTCATGGCCGCGTCTAGCAAGTGCTTGAGCGAGATAGTTTGGAAAATGAGGCTCTACTAAAATTTTCTTTCCTTCCGTCCACTGCCATCTTGGTGCATCTAAAGCTGCTTGTGGGTTCAAATGGAAGTCTATTGTATTAGTGACAACTTGGAAATGTCCTTGTGGCTGCATATAACCACCCATTACGCCAAAAGGTCCGACTGGTTTATTATCCTTTGTAAGGAATCCAGGAATAATCGTATGATACGTTCTTTTCCCTGGTTTTAACGCATTGGGATGAGTAGGGTCAAGGGAGAAATCATGGCCACGATTTTGCAAGCCAATCCCTGTTCCTGGAATAACAATCCCAGAACCAAAGCCCATATAGTTACTTTGGATATACGAAATCATATTTCCTTCTTCATCTGCTGCTGCTAAGTAAACCGTTCCTCCCTTAGGAGGGGATAAAGGCTCTGGAGTAATCGCATGTTCACCGATTTTTTCTCTTCTTAAAGCCGCATATTCTTCACTTAATAACTCACTTACCGTATGTGGCATCTCTTTTTCTTCCGTAATGAACGCTTTCCCATCTGTAAATGCTAGCTTCATTGCTTCAATATGTTTGTGGTATGTATCGACAGAATCCTTCTCTGTTAAATCAAAGCCTTTTGCAATATTAAGTGCCATTAACGCCACTAAACCTTGGCCATTTGGCGGAATTTCCCAAACATCATAGCCTTTGTAAGAAACAGAAATTGGTTCTACCCATTCAGGATAATAACGAGCTAAATCTTCTTTATGAAGATAGCCATTATGTTCTTCCATAAACCGGGAAATTTTATCTGCTAGCTCTCCACGGTAAAAGCTTTCTGCATTTGTTTCAGCAATAGAACGCAAAGTTGCTGCATGGCCTTCAGAAGACCACATCTCCCCAATTTTTGGTGCTCTTCCATTTGGTGCAAAGGTATCAAACCAAGGCTTATATTCATCACCGTGAAAAATTTCTTTAAAACGATTATATGCAAGGTTCCAATACTTTCCTAAAGTCGGACTAATTGGATAGCCTTCTTCTGCAAGGCGAATAGCAGGTGCCAACGTTTCTTTTAATGGTAGCTTTCCAAATTTTTCGGAAAGAGCTGCCCAAGCAGATGGAACTCCTGGTACAGTAACAGGGATAACACCATGGGTTGGCATCTTCTCTAAGCCTTTCTCTTTTAACGCATCAATGGAGATAGAACTTGGTGAAGGACCACTTGCGTTTAGTCCATGAAGTTTGTCTTTCACCCATACAAGTGCAAATGCATCTCCACCGATTCCATTAGAGGTTGGTTCTACTACCGTTAATGCTGCTGCTGTTGCAATCGCTGCATCAATCGCATTGCCACCCTTTTGCAAAATTTCCAGACCTGCTTGAGCAGCTAAAGGCTGGGAAGTGGCAACCATTCCTTTTTTGGCAAAAACAGTGTTGCGCTGAGATGGATAAGGATGGTATAAGTAATCTAATTTCATATTAATTCAATTCCTTTCCGACATAATGACAGGCTACAAAATGATTCGTCTCTGCTTCTTTCCACTCCGGTTTCGATTGTTTACATAAGTCAGTTGCAATCGGACAGCGTGTATGGAATGGACAGCCAGATGGCGGGTTCGCAGGATTGGGAATCTCTCCCTGTAAGCGAATTCGTTCACCCTTCGCTCCCATTTTTGGGCGTGGAATCGAGGACAACAACGCTTTTGTGTAGGGATGAAGTGGATTTTCATATAATTTTTCAGAGGAAGCAAGTTCCACTGTATTCCCTAAATACATAACCAATACCCGATCGCAGAAATAGCGAACTACTCCTAAATCATGAGAGATAAATAGATACGTTAATTGGTATTTATCTTTTAAACCCTTCATTAATTTTAAAACCTGTGCTTGAACCGATACGTCTAATGCAGACACTGCCTCATCACAAATAATAAGGGAAGGATTAAGGGCAATCGCACGAGCAATCCCAATACGCTGACGTTGTCCACCACTAAATTCATGGGGATAGCGATCATAATGTTCTTCCTTTAAACCAACTTCTTGTAAAAGTCCTACTACCCTTTGTTTTCTTTCTTCTTTTGATAGATTCGTATGAATAACAAATGCTTCCTCTAATGCATTGCCAATTTTTTGACGAGGATTTAAGGAAGCATATGGATCCTGGAAAATCATCTGCATATCTTTTTTGATTGCTTTTCTTTCTTTATTGGAAAGCGCCTGTGTATCTTGGCTTTGGAAATACACCTTTCCATCGGTTATTTCCTCTAAACCAAGAACGGTTCTGCCGAGTGTGGATTTTCCACATCCAGATTCTCCTACTACGCCAACACTTTCGCCTTCAAAAACTTCTAAACTAACATTTTCAACGGCTTTTACATGCCCCTGAACTCGCTGCAACAATCCGCCTTTAATCGGAAAGTACTTTTTAACCCCTTCTAATTTAAGAAGGGATTGTTTCTCGATTGTCTGCATGTATTTCCACCTCCTCTTGCAACCAGCATTTTACACGATGAGCGGAATGAAGCTCATATTCATTCGGTGATGTTGCCCTACATCTATCTGTAGCAAATGGACAACGCGGATGAAAACGACATCCACTTATTTCTTCATTTAAGTTCGGCAATGAACCTGGAATTGCTTCTAGTTCAAAGGTTGGGTCATCAATATCTGGTACCGAATTTAGAAGGCCTTTTGTGTAAGGATGCTGTGGATTTGTAAATATACTCTCCACATCGCCTTCTTCCACTTTTTCTCCAGCATACATAACCATGACGCGATCAGCGATTTCAGCTACTACTCCCATATCGTGGGTAACCATTATCACACCCATGCCTAGCTCCGTCTTTAAATCATTCATTAAATCTAATATTTGCGCCTGAATCGTTACATCTAAAGCAGTGGTTGGTTCATCTGCAATTAATAATTGCGGACGACAGGATAACGCAATCGCAATCATGACACGTTGTCTCATTCCCCCACTTAATTCATGTGGGTATTGCTTCATTCTTTTTTCAGGATATGGAATTCCTACCTGTTTTAGTAATTCAATTCCTTTGGCATTTGCCTTTTGCTTTGACAGCTGCTGATGAAGCATAAGTGGCTCTCGAAGCTGATACCCTATTGTTAACACCGGATTTAACGCAGTCATCGGTTCCTGGAAAATCATCGAAATATCGCGACCTCTGATGGAACGTAATTGTTCCTTTGTGAGCTTTGATAAATCTGTTCCTTTAAAATCAATTGATGATTCTTTGCTAATATAACCATTGCTCGGAAGAAGCCCCATAAGGGAAAGGGAGGTAATACTTTTCCCACAACCGGATTCTCCGACAATGCATAATGTTTCTCCCTTATCTAAGTCAAAAGAAATTCCTCGTACAGCTGACAGTTCCCCATCAGCTGTACGAAAATTTGTCCGTAAGTCTTTTACAGATAATAGCTTCTTCTCCATATTCAATCCCTACTCTCTGTAAACTTTATATAGTGACCAAGATCCTGTTGGATCAATCTCTAAGCCTTTAACAGATTTATCATAAGCAAGTGTTACTACACCATGGTTCATGACAATCGCAGGAGCATCTTTTACAAGAAATTCATTCGCTTCTTTTAATTTCGCTGCACGAACATCTTGGTCTACATTTTCACGACTTTCTTCTACTAATTTATCAAATTCTTCATTACTATATTTCACCTTATTAGAGGACTCTACATTATCGGAATGGAAGTTTGGATATAATAGTTCGCTTCCATCAGCTGTTGAATTGGACCAGCTTAAGAAGCTCATTTCATAATCCCCAGTACGTGTAGTATCTAGATATGTTGCCCATTCCATTGATTCAATTTTGATTTTGAAGCCTGCCTCTTGTAATTGAGATTGGCTAATTTCTGCCATTTTCATATAATTCGCTCTGTTTGCTACAAGTAATGTATACTCTTTGTCACCAAAGCCATTTTTTTCTACTAATTCTTTTGATTTTTCTAAGTTATATTCGTAACCAACATCATTGCTTGCTTCATCATAACCAAATACTTTTGGCCCGATTACACTATTGCCAGCAACGCCTAAACCGTTAAGTTGTTTAACATAAGCATCTCGATTTAATGCATATGCTACTGCTTGACGAAATTCTAGGTTGTTCATTGGTTCCTTTTGCATATTAAACCCGAACCAGTAAACAGGTGTTCCTTCTTCTTTCTGAATTTCTACATTTTTAAGCCCTTCAACACGAGACAATTGTTCTGTTGGAATAGCATCAATAAACTGAACATCTCCTGCTTGTAACATCGAAATAGCTGTTGTTACTTCAGGAACTACTTTAAATGTAACTTTGTCTAGTTTTGCTTCTCCTTGCCAGTAATCAGGATATTTTTCTAATACAATAGATTCACCTGGTGTCCAGCTTACAAATTTAAATGGACCAGTCCCTACAGGATTTTTCATTAAATCACCATTTTTGTCTGCCTCTGGACTAACAATAGCAGCATTAGAATGAGAAAGTGCTGCAAGCAATGCACCGTATGCATACTTCGTTTTAATTTCTAATGTATACTCATCCTGTACATTGATTGATTCAATTGGTTCAAGCAGTGAAGCACGTGGGGCTGCAGTTGCTGGATCACGGAATTTATCAAATGTATACTTTACTGCTTCTGCATTAAAGTCTGTACCATCTTGGAACTTAATTCCTTCTTTTAACTTGATAATCCATGTTAAATCATCTGGATTTTCATAGGATTCTGCTAAAAGCGGTTCAATTTCCATTGTTTCTGAATTTCGTTTGAACAATGTTTCATACACTTGATCATTTACAGCGGCAGAAACGGAATCATTTGTTAAAATTGGGGATAGTCCTGCAACATCAGAAGTAGTCGCATACGTTAATTCCTGTGGTACATTTCCTCCATTTGAACTGGAACCTCCACTAGAGCTATTTGAACATCCTGCCGCAACAAGCAGCATTAATGCCATCATGGCAAAAACAATCTTTTTCATAAAGTAACTTCCCTTCATCTTATGTATTTATTAATGATTGACTTTCATATTCGGATCGAGCGCATCTCTTAATCCATCTCCTACAACATTAAAAGCAAATACGGTTAGCATAATGGCAATACCAGGAATAATTGTCATATGTGGCGATGACCACATATATGCCTGGCCTTGAGATATCATCGCTCCCCATTCAGGTGTTGGTGGCTGAGCACCTAATCCTAAATAACTTAGAGAAGCAGTGGATAAAATGGCTGTTGCCATCCGCATGGTTGCAAATACGATGATTGGTGCTGTACAGTTTGGCAAAATATGCTTAAACATTATGCGTAAATCGCTTGCTCCCAGTGATTTCATTGCCATCACATATTCTTGTTTTTTAACCGATAAAACGGAACCTCTGACAATCCTCGCACAAGAAGGAATGGACCAAATACTTATTGCAATTGCCACATTTACTAAACTAGTTCCAAGTACTGCAATGATAAGCATTGCAAGTAAAATACCAGGGAAAGAAAATAATAAATCTACTATTCTCATAATAATTCCATCTAATTTACGATAATAGCCTGCAAGTAATCCTAATGTAATACCGCCTACTAAGCCAAGGACAACGGCAATACTACCAACTACAAGAGAAATCCTTGCCCCATAAGCGATTCTGCTCCACATGTCACGTCCATAATTATCGGTACCGAGCCAATGCCCTTCCGTGAACATCGGTAATTCAGTTGCTTCAAGGTTTTGAGTGGCAGGATTATAGCTTGTGATTAACGGTGCCGCTATCGCTATTACTACTTGTAAAATAATGATAATCAACCCAGCGACTGCTAAACGATTTCTAATTAATTTTTTCCAAGTGTCTAATAGAAAGGAATCTTTTTTCGCTTTCTTTACAGCTGGAGATAGTTGCGGATTTGTTACGGTTTCCATTGGTTTCCTCCTTTCCTAATTGTCATAGCTAATTCTTGGATCTACAAAGACATAAATAATATCAACGATTAAGTTTACTAAAACAAAGAGAGAAGCTACCAATAATACGGAGCCTTGCACCATCGGAAAATCTCTTGATGCAATTGCATTAATCATTAATCTCCCAACACCGTTTATCGCAAAAACTTGTTCCGTAATAATCGTTCCCCCTAATAATCCTCCAAAGTTAACGCCAATTACGGTAATGACTGGAATCATCGCATTTTTCATTGCATGAACACCAATAATGGAGCTTTCTTTTACCCCTTTAGCTCTAGCTGTTCGTACATAATCAGCTTGAATCACTTCTAGCATAGAAGAACGACTCATCCGTGCAATCATGGCAGCTGACCCTGTGCCTAATGTAATAGCAGGAAGTATCAATTGCTTCATTCCTTCTATTGACCAAAACGGAGCATCCAACCCTCCAACCGGTAGCATCTGCAGGTTTACAGCGAATACGAGAATTAAGATGGAACCTAACCAAAAGTTAGGAATCGAAATACCACCTAATGAAAATACGGTACTGAATACATCTAGCCATGAATTTTGTTTAAGTGCTGAGATAATACCAGCTACTAATCCGATCACAACTGCGACAATAATACTTGCAATCGCCAAATTCAGTGTATTCGGAAATCTTAGTGCAATCGCTTCTGAAACGGACTGTTTCGTTTGATAGGAATAACCAAGATCGCCCTGTAAGACATTTTTTAAATAGTCCCAATACTGAACAAGAAAAGGCTTATTCAAACCTAGACTTTCTTGAATCGCGGCGATATCAGAATCAGTTGCGGTTGGTCCTGCTATGATTGAAGCTGGATCTCCCGGTGCCATATGCATACTAGCAAAAACTAAGAAAGATATTCCAATAAGTAATAATACAAGCTGAAATAGCCTTCTAATAATCATCGAGATCAACCGTCTCACCTTCCCCTCTTTGTAAAAATAACCAATTTCCACTTTCAAAAGTTAACTAAATCTCTTCATTTAATTAACAAACGAAAGCAAATATTTAATATTCATGATTATAAGACAGTTACAAAAAGAATTCTAGTGATTTTTCAAAAAAATTTAATTATTTTATATATTCAATATTTATGGAATTTAAGAAAACCTTTTCGATTCTCTAGTATTTTGTTTTTCGAAATAATAATATATTTTTCACATAGATGGCTACTGACAATCGAAAAAAGAATGAAATAGAAAAGGATTGAAGCTCTCACGCCTTAATATTCATACACAATTAGTTATTTTTATACATTATAATGCCGAATTTTAGGATTAATTTATAATTGATGTTTTTTTAAAATTTGAAGGAGAAAGGGAAATGCTATTTTAGAAAAATAAATTATTCCATAATTTGGAGTTGGAGATTTTTGAAAAAAATTGTAGAATTTCGTAGAGAAATAGCTAGTTTGATGATTTCATTTCCTTTTTTTGAATAATATTTGTAAACACCCCTGTCAATTTTTTCCTTTTGAACAAGTACGATATCAAACATAATTTGAAAATCGAGTAGGAGGGAGTGATTAACTCCCGACCTCTCACACCACCGTACATACGGTCCCGTATACGGCGGTTCAATAACTTAAGTATCGACGTTCATATAAATAGTTAAGGTCTTTTAGACCCCATTTAATGAGCGTCTTTATTTTAATTGCCGTATGAAGCGTTTCACAGCCCGAAATCCTCCAATAACCCTTTCGGGTATTAGCTACTTTCAAAGCCTCTTCATGTTTGATGCCTAATCTCCTTAGTTGCGCATAACGTGTTTTGACCTTTTTCCATCTTTTCCATATAATCTGTCTTAATCGATGATTCAACCATTGTGCAATATCTTTAATAAACCTCTTCATCAAGCTAATCCCATAGTAATTTATCCAACCAACAGTCGCTTGGTTAATTGCTTTGGCTATTTCCTCAAACTTACCTGGGCGATTTCGTCTGGTTAGGGATTTTAATTTAACTTTAAATCTCTTTTTGGCTGCCTGGTGCGGTCTACAACTAACACCTTTAGAAGTAGAGTGTATGCAAAAACCTAGAAATTTCAATTTTGTTGGACTTCCAATTTGGCTCTTAGTGCTGTTAACCGTCAGTTTCAAATCTTTCTCTAGAAAGTTAGAGATACTTTCTAGTACCCGTTGCCCAGCTCGATTGCTTTTAACATAAACGCAGAAGTCATCCGCAAAGCGCACAAACTTGTGTCCACGTTTCTCTAATTCCTTATCTAGTTGATTTAAGTAGACGTTACTCAATATTGGCGAAAGAACGCCGCCTTGAGGAGCACCAGAATCCGTTGATTTTGTTAGTCCATTTTCAAGGATTCCACTCTTAAGAAATTTCCAAATTAGCTTCAGGACTATATTGTCTTGTATAAATACCTTTAGGTATTCCATCAACTTCTGGTGATTTATGGTGTCGAAGTAACTCTTTAAGTCACAGTCTACAACCACTTTATATCCTTGTTCGTAATAGTTGATGGATTGCTCAATGGCTTGATGTTGGTTTCTGTTGGGTCTAAATCCATAGCTCATTTC from Niallia sp. FSL W8-0635 carries:
- a CDS encoding GntR family transcriptional regulator, which produces MSIIVSIRKRENLSTRDFVYETLKNRITELELKPGQKISEQEIASELNVSRTPVREAFLKLSQEDLLGIYPQIGTIVSLIDLDLVEEARFIRENMEKAVVREACQIFEQEQLFKLESNITMQELCLKNESYHQLLELDDQFHRLLFEGCNKLRTWKMIRQMNSHFDRLRALRLESNLEWDMLVSQHKSIFQFIKEKKEKDAEQLIGMHLNLVNFEKKELKKTYPDYFS
- a CDS encoding DUF1028 domain-containing protein, with translation MTFSIVGYDPQEKEWGIAVQSKFLGVGAVVPWAKAGVGAVATQSYANTSFGPEGLRLMEEGKSAEEALHALLDKDPGREQRQVGFVDAKGNAATYTGKECYDWAGGVTGPYFVAQGNILVDENTVKAMAESFQKTEGSLAARLLTALQAGQNAGGDSRGQQSAALLVVKDRGGYGGFNDRYIDLRVEDHEEPIKELTRIYQLQQLYFAPSKPENVIPIDGGTLEELTTNLQRLGYLNEKITEIPEALTTYIHTENFEEREQKTGFIDLEVLEYMKKQK
- a CDS encoding chromate transporter, which gives rise to MIYWHIFWAFFLPGILGYGGGPASIPLVEKEVVDRYGWVTENEFSEMLAMGNALPGPIATKMAGYIGFQEGGVIGAFIGVFATVAPSLILMIALLRLLMKFKDSPKVNLLTNLVRPVIAVLLAMMTISFFQNSYNGIGIFQTVFIGIISLLLLEKVKVHPAYVIAGSLVYGAIFLA
- a CDS encoding chromate transporter codes for the protein MTHWHLFLAFFRVGILGYGGGPSSIPLVKKEVVDKYKWMTDDEFSDVLALGNALPGPIATKMAGYIGWQVKGVFGMINAIIASVVPTILLMVVLLTFLNSFKDKPWVLGMTKAVVPVVGVMLGVLTVDFLKKVNTSFGVKLTIGLLVVSVILLVLLNIHPAIVIGVVIVVSLLSKKAKQEVKEVKAS
- a CDS encoding gamma-glutamyltransferase family protein, which codes for MKLDYLYHPYPSQRNTVFAKKGMVATSQPLAAQAGLEILQKGGNAIDAAIATAAALTVVEPTSNGIGGDAFALVWVKDKLHGLNASGPSPSSISIDALKEKGLEKMPTHGVIPVTVPGVPSAWAALSEKFGKLPLKETLAPAIRLAEEGYPISPTLGKYWNLAYNRFKEIFHGDEYKPWFDTFAPNGRAPKIGEMWSSEGHAATLRSIAETNAESFYRGELADKISRFMEEHNGYLHKEDLARYYPEWVEPISVSYKGYDVWEIPPNGQGLVALMALNIAKGFDLTEKDSVDTYHKHIEAMKLAFTDGKAFITEEKEMPHTVSELLSEEYAALRREKIGEHAITPEPLSPPKGGTVYLAAADEEGNMISYIQSNYMGFGSGIVIPGTGIGLQNRGHDFSLDPTHPNALKPGKRTYHTIIPGFLTKDNKPVGPFGVMGGYMQPQGHFQVVTNTIDFHLNPQAALDAPRWQWTEGKKILVEPHFPNYLAQALARRGHEIQTATEFGHFGRGQIIWRDEETGALIGGTESRTDGAIASW
- a CDS encoding ABC transporter ATP-binding protein gives rise to the protein MQTIEKQSLLKLEGVKKYFPIKGGLLQRVQGHVKAVENVSLEVFEGESVGVVGESGCGKSTLGRTVLGLEEITDGKVYFQSQDTQALSNKERKAIKKDMQMIFQDPYASLNPRQKIGNALEEAFVIHTNLSKEERKQRVVGLLQEVGLKEEHYDRYPHEFSGGQRQRIGIARAIALNPSLIICDEAVSALDVSVQAQVLKLMKGLKDKYQLTYLFISHDLGVVRYFCDRVLVMYLGNTVELASSEKLYENPLHPYTKALLSSIPRPKMGAKGERIRLQGEIPNPANPPSGCPFHTRCPIATDLCKQSKPEWKEAETNHFVACHYVGKELN
- a CDS encoding ABC transporter ATP-binding protein — protein: MEKKLLSVKDLRTNFRTADGELSAVRGISFDLDKGETLCIVGESGCGKSITSLSLMGLLPSNGYISKESSIDFKGTDLSKLTKEQLRSIRGRDISMIFQEPMTALNPVLTIGYQLREPLMLHQQLSKQKANAKGIELLKQVGIPYPEKRMKQYPHELSGGMRQRVMIAIALSCRPQLLIADEPTTALDVTIQAQILDLMNDLKTELGMGVIMVTHDMGVVAEIADRVMVMYAGEKVEEGDVESIFTNPQHPYTKGLLNSVPDIDDPTFELEAIPGSLPNLNEEISGCRFHPRCPFATDRCRATSPNEYELHSAHRVKCWLQEEVEIHADNRETIPS
- a CDS encoding glutathione ABC transporter substrate-binding protein gives rise to the protein MKKIVFAMMALMLLVAAGCSNSSSGGSSSNGGNVPQELTYATTSDVAGLSPILTNDSVSAAVNDQVYETLFKRNSETMEIEPLLAESYENPDDLTWIIKLKEGIKFQDGTDFNAEAVKYTFDKFRDPATAAPRASLLEPIESINVQDEYTLEIKTKYAYGALLAALSHSNAAIVSPEADKNGDLMKNPVGTGPFKFVSWTPGESIVLEKYPDYWQGEAKLDKVTFKVVPEVTTAISMLQAGDVQFIDAIPTEQLSRVEGLKNVEIQKEEGTPVYWFGFNMQKEPMNNLEFRQAVAYALNRDAYVKQLNGLGVAGNSVIGPKVFGYDEASNDVGYEYNLEKSKELVEKNGFGDKEYTLLVANRANYMKMAEISQSQLQEAGFKIKIESMEWATYLDTTRTGDYEMSFLSWSNSTADGSELLYPNFHSDNVESSNKVKYSNEEFDKLVEESRENVDQDVRAAKLKEANEFLVKDAPAIVMNHGVVTLAYDKSVKGLEIDPTGSWSLYKVYRE
- a CDS encoding ABC transporter permease, with product METVTNPQLSPAVKKAKKDSFLLDTWKKLIRNRLAVAGLIIIILQVVIAIAAPLITSYNPATQNLEATELPMFTEGHWLGTDNYGRDMWSRIAYGARISLVVGSIAVVLGLVGGITLGLLAGYYRKLDGIIMRIVDLLFSFPGILLAMLIIAVLGTSLVNVAIAISIWSIPSCARIVRGSVLSVKKQEYVMAMKSLGASDLRIMFKHILPNCTAPIIVFATMRMATAILSTASLSYLGLGAQPPTPEWGAMISQGQAYMWSSPHMTIIPGIAIMLTVFAFNVVGDGLRDALDPNMKVNH